A stretch of DNA from Malus sylvestris chromosome 9, drMalSylv7.2, whole genome shotgun sequence:
CAAGGTAACTTCAAAAACCATTTATAACATGTGCATAGCCTCGTATGAACGTATGGTAATGTGATAGAAATTCGTGATTCACCAGGTTTTGTTGATCCTTTCGACTTTTGCTGCGGCAGTTACTACGGATTCCACATTGATTGCGGAAGGAAAGCCGTGGTGAATGGAACTGTGTATGGCAATCCTTGCAGCAGTCCGACAACGCATATCAGTTGGGATGGGATACACTACTCCCAGGCCGCCAATGCACTGATTGCCAGTCGCATTCTCAACGGCTCACTCTCTGACCCCCCGGTTTCAATCACGCACGCTTGTCATAGTTCCAAGAATACATGAGCACGTTCATGAATCATTAACCACAGCTTGTTTGATCGAAAACCATTAAGTATACTACTAATCAATAATTGTTATCTCAATCAATCGAAAACCGTTTAGTTATGGAAATGGAAAAGATCAGTCAAGGTTTGTTTTAGCCTTTTTAGCTTGTTTGTCCACTAGGAAGCTTCAAATCGGAAGTGCTTTTGAGAAGGCAAGTGCTTTCAAGCCCTGCAAACATCTTCAGATGTTCATATTTCACCTCGGAGACAATTGCAGCCCAGCTGCTGCGACAAGCTTTTGACTTCTAAGTAAAGTTTTAAACCTAAACAGTTCGGATCATCAAAATACAATGTGGAATGAACTCTACAGAGGAAAACGATACTCCGCTAACCGGCATTTTGGTGCACCGAAATATGAAAATGATGCTCCACCAATTCTTTGTTGAGTATATGACATTGATACAGTACAACGATGAATCTCACAAACAAATTTCTCAcgtaaaaaaaatacaattcaacAAATCACCAAACTATTATTCCCTTtatttcttctaattttctaCGGTCCTACGTACTTAGTTGCGTGATCACGATACCTCGATGATGTCTTGTTTTATAATTTGTGGGGGGTTGTTGGCGTCGAGAAGTGTCTCCAATGATCTGGTTTTCTTGTTCCGAGCCCTGCCGGCTTCTTTCAACAACTCGGACAACCTCCGCTTCTCATCCGCCACATCCGGATTTGCTGTTCCCAGCTTCTCCTCTCTCATGCCAACAACATACTCCAGAGTCTCAATGGCCGCATCCAACCTGTGTTCGTCACAAAAGTACAAAAGAGATTAAAGACCAAAAAGCATAGAAAAATACAGAACAAGCTTAAAGCATGCTAAATACTTTAACCCTCATtgcattagatttttttttttttaatcgagCAATATTTTAATCTAATCTAAGACAGAATGAGAATGATGAATGCAAAAACAGGGAAGAACATATTACCTGCCCATTGCATCGTATGTGCCAGCCAAATTACTATAAACCCCTAATGTGTCAGGGTGATAAGGTCCATACTCCTTCTCCAAGATTTTCCTGGCTTCTTCAAACAAGTCTGCAGCCTCATTGATCGAGTAACGCTGAACGCAGGCTAGCCCCATTTGGTTGAGAGCAATCCCAAACAACGCCGATTTCTTTTCTCCTGTGGCACGGAACTTGGTTATGGAACTCTTGAATGTGCTGTAAGAGTCAGTAAAATTTCCCATCATATAGTACATTACCCCCATCTGAGCCTCAATTCCTGCACTTGTGCTCTGGTGGCCTGGAGCATCACCGAATATTTTCAAAGCCTTCTTGAGCAACTTCAGGGCCTGTTCCAGATCATTCATGGATTGATAGATTGCAGAAACATCAATGAGACCTCCAGCAATCTCTTCTGAGGGGATTCCGGGATTAGGTTTCCCATAAATTTGATGTGCATTTTCGCAGTATGATTTGGACTCCTTAAACTTTCCTATCTTGTTGTGCAAGTCAGCTAAACGAACATAAACAGAAGCTACCGCCGGATGAGTCTCTCCTTTCGTTGTCTTAAACACAGTGAGAGCTTTCTGGTAAGAAAACACCGCCTCATCATACCGTGCCAAGGATAGGTACGCGTCACCAATGCTGCAATCTATCGAAGCTGCATCCACTTCCTGATCATTGGCAGACATTGACATGTTTGCCAAAACATAATGCTCAAGAGCAGCTTCGAATTCTCCTTTTGAGTCACAGATTAGTCCCATGAGTCTTCTATCTGCCGCTTCCTCGAGGGAAGCAGAACCATTCTCCCTGTGGATTTCGAGCGCCATCTGACAAAGCTTCTGAGCCTCGTCGAATTGCAATGCTTGAACGTGCGCCTCTGCTACATACCGACATGTCTCACCCAATCGCAGGTCCTTGTCTCCCAAGACTTGCCTTTGAATTTCCATACCTGCTGTATAAAATAATATTGAGTTCTCGATCTGACCGGTCATTGCATAAATGTCACCTAATTGCATGCACCCTGCAAACTTGGCTAGTGCATAGTTATCGCCATCCTCTATCGCTGGAATGTCAATGGCGCGCTCAAGAACTGGAATCGCCTCATTGTACTTCCCTAAGCTGCAATATATTGCTGCCAAAACATGCAAACACATAACCAGCTCTAAATTGGGCTTCCCGCTCGTGCATTTCTCGAACAATTCCACTGCCCGGAGAGCTAACTTGAGCGCTTTCTTGGGGTTTTCGCCAGAAGAAATCAAATCCCTCGTTTGTTTGAGCAAATATGGCCCGAGGTCAAGGTTATTCAACCCCACCTCAGGAGGATGATCATCGACGCCATTCCGAAACCTCACCCCACCGCGTAAACCAAAACTCCTATGCTTGTTCTTAGACAATATCACATTGCCTTTTTTCGGATTCTTCCCATTCCTCTTATCAAGCGGAGGCTTCTCGTTAGTAGATTTGCTCTTCGGACTTGTTTTCGCAGATGGAGACTTCACTTTCGTTGGAGACCTTTTAACATTTGCTTTCTCAGGAGTTGAGTCACTACAAACACCCTCCTCCTTGTTTTCCACAACCACCTCCTTCCTTATCTCCAAATCCTCTGGAGTATATCCGACAAGATGGTTTAGCTCGGAGTCAATCCTCGATTCCTCACCGAACGATCCAAAGCTGGCCCAGGAAGGGGATTGGTCCGAGCTCTGCATTTCGCAGATGTTGTGATATAACTGCTCAGTAGAGGTATCAATCCCGCCATTCATAGCCATACCAATGGAGCCACTGTGAGGACTTTGAGGACTCAACGTACTTCTCGGAGAACCCTGGCTGTAGCTTTCCTTTTGAGGCGCATAATCTCCATTTGATTCATCTACTTCGCCGTTTCGATTCATCATATCCATAGCTAATTCGGGCATTGATTAGTGCTTGTGCAGTTGTGCT
This window harbors:
- the LOC126583537 gene encoding protein KINESIN LIGHT CHAIN-RELATED 2-like: MPELAMDMMNRNGEVDESNGDYAPQKESYSQGSPRSTLSPQSPHSGSIGMAMNGGIDTSTEQLYHNICEMQSSDQSPSWASFGSFGEESRIDSELNHLVGYTPEDLEIRKEVVVENKEEGVCSDSTPEKANVKRSPTKVKSPSAKTSPKSKSTNEKPPLDKRNGKNPKKGNVILSKNKHRSFGLRGGVRFRNGVDDHPPEVGLNNLDLGPYLLKQTRDLISSGENPKKALKLALRAVELFEKCTSGKPNLELVMCLHVLAAIYCSLGKYNEAIPVLERAIDIPAIEDGDNYALAKFAGCMQLGDIYAMTGQIENSILFYTAGMEIQRQVLGDKDLRLGETCRYVAEAHVQALQFDEAQKLCQMALEIHRENGSASLEEAADRRLMGLICDSKGEFEAALEHYVLANMSMSANDQEVDAASIDCSIGDAYLSLARYDEAVFSYQKALTVFKTTKGETHPAVASVYVRLADLHNKIGKFKESKSYCENAHQIYGKPNPGIPSEEIAGGLIDVSAIYQSMNDLEQALKLLKKALKIFGDAPGHQSTSAGIEAQMGVMYYMMGNFTDSYSTFKSSITKFRATGEKKSALFGIALNQMGLACVQRYSINEAADLFEEARKILEKEYGPYHPDTLGVYSNLAGTYDAMGRLDAAIETLEYVVGMREEKLGTANPDVADEKRRLSELLKEAGRARNKKTRSLETLLDANNPPQIIKQDIIEVS